The Mesotoga sp. UBA6090 genome includes a window with the following:
- a CDS encoding four helix bundle protein, with protein sequence MSFGFKNLEVWKVSKSFAKDEYELTSYFPSEEKFGLVAQLRRAAISVMSNIAEGAGRKHKKEFDHFLYLARGSLNETVAQLEISSEFGYLKENQLDLIEEKAERINRMLWKLSKSLEKSEDR encoded by the coding sequence ATGTCGTTTGGTTTCAAGAATCTGGAAGTCTGGAAAGTGAGCAAGTCCTTCGCAAAGGATGAGTATGAATTGACTTCATACTTTCCTTCAGAAGAAAAGTTTGGTCTTGTCGCTCAGTTAAGAAGGGCAGCGATTTCAGTTATGTCGAATATAGCCGAAGGAGCTGGGAGGAAACACAAGAAGGAGTTTGACCATTTTCTCTATCTTGCCCGCGGTTCCTTGAACGAGACAGTGGCCCAGCTGGAGATTTCCTCTGAGTTTGGCTATTTGAAAGAGAATCAACTTGATCTGATTGAGGAGAAGGCTGAAAGAATAAACCGTATGCTCTGGAAACTCTCTAAGTCTCTTGAAAAATCGGAGGACCGATGA
- a CDS encoding sugar phosphate nucleotidyltransferase, producing the protein MRGVILAGGKGTRLYPLTKSLNKHLLPVGPEPMIYNPIHNMQAAGIKDVLIVTSTEHMGDMVNLLGSGSDFGLRFAYKVQDEANGIADALRLAREFAGDENILVVLGDNVFEKPVDYFVRNYENAQNGRGARVLLVKVSDPQRFGVAALDEHKVVEIQEKPENPKSDYAVVGAYIYDKSVFDVIDHIKPSARGEFEITSVNNRYIELGELEYDFVQGRWMDTGTFESYYVANKIMYEHYFKKMGIEKPE; encoded by the coding sequence ATGAGGGGTGTTATTCTAGCCGGCGGCAAGGGAACGAGGCTTTATCCGTTAACGAAGTCCTTGAATAAACATCTGCTTCCTGTAGGACCAGAGCCTATGATCTACAACCCTATTCACAATATGCAGGCTGCCGGTATTAAAGATGTTCTTATTGTCACCAGCACCGAACACATGGGGGATATGGTAAACCTTCTGGGAAGCGGTTCCGATTTTGGTCTGAGGTTTGCGTATAAAGTCCAGGATGAGGCGAACGGTATTGCAGACGCACTGAGACTTGCAAGAGAATTCGCAGGAGACGAGAATATTCTTGTCGTACTCGGTGACAATGTATTTGAGAAGCCTGTCGATTACTTTGTCAGGAATTATGAGAATGCGCAGAATGGAAGGGGAGCCAGAGTCTTGCTTGTCAAAGTCTCAGATCCGCAGAGATTCGGTGTTGCTGCGCTTGACGAACATAAGGTAGTGGAGATACAGGAAAAACCAGAGAACCCGAAGAGCGATTATGCCGTTGTAGGAGCTTACATCTATGACAAAAGCGTTTTCGATGTGATAGACCATATAAAGCCTTCTGCAAGAGGTGAGTTTGAGATAACCAGCGTCAACAACAGGTATATCGAGTTGGGTGAACTAGAGTACGATTTCGTTCAGGGCAGATGGATGGACACAGGCACTTTCGAATCCTACTATGTTGCCAACAAGATCATGTACGAGCATTACTTCAAGAAGATGGGAATTGAAAAACCCGAATGA
- a CDS encoding four helix bundle protein — protein MADSYQNLDVYKLSMKFAYDVYQIVSTFPDFEKFGLSSQLRRAVISVPSNIAEGSGRQYNKEFVQFLFLAKGSLREAMTQLELSKMFGYVDEETFIQIKDQANRLHKMLNRLISRLKKPGG, from the coding sequence ATGGCCGATTCTTATCAGAATCTAGATGTGTATAAGCTTAGTATGAAGTTTGCCTACGACGTTTATCAGATTGTCTCCACTTTCCCTGACTTCGAGAAATTCGGTCTTTCTTCACAGTTGAGGAGAGCCGTTATCTCCGTTCCCTCAAACATCGCCGAAGGGTCAGGCCGTCAGTACAATAAGGAGTTTGTGCAGTTTCTCTTCCTGGCAAAGGGCTCTCTGAGAGAAGCAATGACACAACTCGAACTCTCGAAGATGTTTGGATATGTTGATGAAGAGACTTTCATTCAGATAAAAGATCAGGCGAACAGACTCCACAAGATGCTTAACAGGTTGATCTCCAGACTGAAGAAGCCGGGTGGCTGA
- a CDS encoding DUF1659 domain-containing protein, with product MGLGTTVMVVGTEKSLSITWDTGVIEDDKPVLSRQTLKVDSAMTAQEAYDAAYNIAGLTNYIIADIKLVETQTLGPID from the coding sequence ATGGGACTTGGCACAACTGTAATGGTAGTAGGTACTGAGAAGTCACTCTCGATCACCTGGGATACAGGTGTCATTGAGGACGACAAACCAGTCCTCTCGAGACAGACTCTCAAGGTCGATTCGGCAATGACTGCACAGGAGGCTTATGACGCAGCCTATAACATCGCAGGCCTCACAAACTACATCATCGCCGATATCAAGCTAGTCGAAACCCAGACCCTCGGACCGATTGACTAA
- a CDS encoding sugar 3,4-ketoisomerase, producing the protein MQQYSLNERKTKNPEDGTLVFFEANKDIPFGFKRVYYTYGVKEGIIRGHHAHKALEQLLICVYGAIEIMCDDGEKKECTVLDDPAKGLYVGPGIWHTMEWLKDDSILLVLASEYYDESDYIRDYDEFIRLVKEGYWKR; encoded by the coding sequence ATGCAGCAATATTCGTTAAATGAAAGGAAGACCAAGAATCCCGAAGACGGTACTCTCGTCTTCTTCGAAGCTAACAAGGACATCCCTTTTGGTTTCAAGCGTGTTTATTATACGTATGGTGTGAAAGAAGGAATCATTCGTGGCCATCATGCGCATAAGGCCTTGGAGCAGTTGTTGATATGCGTTTACGGAGCGATCGAGATTATGTGCGATGATGGGGAGAAGAAAGAATGCACTGTCCTGGATGATCCTGCGAAAGGACTGTATGTTGGTCCTGGCATATGGCATACTATGGAGTGGTTAAAAGATGACAGTATCTTGCTGGTTCTTGCTTCCGAATACTACGATGAGTCTGATTATATCCGTGATTACGATGAGTTTATCAGACTTGTGAAGGAGGGTTACTGGAAGAGATGA
- a CDS encoding lipopolysaccharide biosynthesis protein, translating into MSRARLFIENFLVYGMTGIIGKAIPVVMVPIVTRLIPDTAIYGVSDLLHVLVSFGSAFAVLGMYDAMFRVFFDDDTHDHRLAVCSSALSVVAISSIITGAVVIIFSKSFSNLLFTTDEYYIWVILMGVQITLGALDSVIAAPTRMQNKRRVYVVLSVVTPLVSYGISIPLIVFVDPLFGLIMGGFASVVSKLFIFWLLNGKWFRFRFANRALALEMLKIGLPLMPTFLIYWIFNSFDRVMISNILGTSQNGIYAVGAKVASVSQLISAGFSGGWAYFTFSTMKDKDHSSMISKIYEYLGVISFAITIAIIPFFPILFRLFFAGDYVLGYQVAPYLFLSPLLLMLFQTSGSQLLVIKRSYWVTISLVIGAGLNVLLNYLLIPVLGIEGASIATLIGYSSSVVIMAVITTKMNLLKIQRRFVVSASITALFFVLSKLLLNKTLLPWLVVSLLSMGLILFLYREEMQGLIGRAKRGRSP; encoded by the coding sequence ATGAGCCGAGCAAGACTCTTCATAGAAAACTTCCTAGTATATGGTATGACAGGAATTATTGGGAAAGCCATTCCTGTCGTGATGGTTCCCATAGTAACGAGACTCATACCAGATACTGCGATTTATGGAGTTTCTGATCTCCTGCATGTCTTAGTTTCTTTTGGTTCTGCTTTTGCAGTGCTTGGAATGTATGACGCAATGTTCAGGGTGTTCTTCGACGATGATACGCACGACCACAGACTTGCGGTTTGCTCCAGCGCTCTTTCAGTCGTAGCAATCAGCTCGATAATCACCGGCGCTGTGGTAATTATCTTCAGTAAGAGCTTCTCGAATCTACTTTTCACAACAGACGAGTATTATATTTGGGTAATACTGATGGGAGTCCAGATAACACTTGGAGCTCTGGATAGCGTCATCGCTGCCCCAACTAGAATGCAGAACAAGAGGAGAGTTTACGTAGTGTTAAGCGTTGTCACCCCACTTGTAAGTTACGGAATAAGCATCCCTCTAATCGTCTTCGTTGACCCTTTGTTCGGGCTTATCATGGGTGGATTTGCTTCGGTTGTGTCAAAGCTCTTCATATTCTGGCTGCTGAACGGGAAATGGTTTCGTTTCAGGTTCGCAAATAGAGCCCTCGCCCTTGAGATGCTCAAGATAGGCTTACCATTGATGCCTACTTTCCTTATCTACTGGATCTTCAATTCTTTCGATAGGGTTATGATTTCTAATATACTGGGAACATCTCAAAATGGAATCTATGCAGTCGGCGCAAAAGTAGCAAGTGTAAGTCAGTTAATATCTGCCGGATTCTCAGGAGGATGGGCTTATTTTACTTTCTCCACTATGAAGGACAAGGACCATTCGTCAATGATTTCAAAGATTTATGAGTATCTTGGAGTTATATCATTTGCAATTACCATCGCCATCATACCATTTTTCCCGATACTCTTCCGGCTTTTTTTTGCTGGGGATTACGTTCTTGGATATCAGGTTGCCCCGTATCTCTTTCTTTCTCCCCTGCTGCTAATGCTCTTTCAGACTTCCGGTAGTCAGCTTCTGGTTATCAAGAGGAGCTACTGGGTAACAATCTCTCTAGTAATTGGGGCTGGGCTTAACGTCTTACTCAACTATCTTTTGATACCTGTTCTAGGGATCGAAGGGGCTTCAATTGCAACTCTTATCGGTTACTCAAGCTCAGTTGTCATAATGGCAGTTATTACTACAAAGATGAATCTACTGAAGATCCAAAGAAGATTTGTCGTTTCGGCATCGATTACAGCCTTGTTCTTTGTTTTGTCCAAATTGCTCTTGAATAAAACACTTCTTCCGTGGCTTGTTGTTTCTCTTCTCAGCATGGGGTTAATACTCTTTCTTTACAGAGAAGAGATGCAAGGGCTGATAGGAAGAGCGAAGAGAGGTAGATCTCCATGA
- the rfbB gene encoding dTDP-glucose 4,6-dehydratase — MKRLLVTGGAGFIGSNFVNHILERKEELQIIVLDSLTYAGNLANLSSHLNDSNIIVPESHERLELIKYDLFGNSGVLSDASKDLERLKFKLNTFAHNQTPVNELNRFLEDTLARNRLELVVGSVEDKNIVEQLMPLCDTVVNFAAETHVDRSILNPDQFIKTDVYGTYVLLEASRNNPDLKRFLHVSTDEVYGVASEHSFSEKDPINPRNPYSASKAAADRLVYAYNQTYGLPVNIVRPSNNFGPNQYPEKLIPVMIIKALRGEKLPVYGDGKQVRDWLFVKDTARAIETVLEKAPAGEVYNIAGRNERENIFMVNTILQRLGKSTELINYVKDRPGHDVRYSLDDNKLRKELGYSPEKDFESNLKETIDWYLNNQEWWQKILDHDKEYREFMSRWYKER; from the coding sequence ATGAAAAGATTGCTAGTAACAGGCGGAGCAGGCTTCATCGGCAGTAACTTTGTAAACCATATTCTTGAAAGAAAAGAAGAGCTGCAGATAATAGTTCTGGATTCCCTCACATATGCCGGGAATCTCGCAAATCTATCCAGTCACCTTAATGACAGTAATATCATCGTTCCTGAGAGCCACGAGAGACTGGAACTTATAAAGTATGATCTTTTTGGTAATAGCGGTGTTTTATCAGATGCTTCGAAAGACCTCGAGAGACTGAAGTTCAAACTCAATACCTTTGCGCATAACCAGACACCGGTCAATGAATTAAACCGCTTCTTAGAAGACACCTTAGCAAGAAACCGGCTTGAACTGGTTGTGGGAAGTGTTGAGGACAAGAATATCGTTGAACAGCTCATGCCTTTGTGCGATACGGTGGTGAATTTCGCGGCCGAAACCCATGTAGATAGATCGATACTCAACCCAGATCAATTTATAAAGACCGATGTGTATGGAACTTACGTTCTGCTTGAAGCCTCAAGAAATAACCCAGATCTGAAGAGGTTCTTGCACGTCTCTACCGATGAAGTATATGGGGTGGCCTCCGAACATAGCTTCTCGGAGAAAGACCCCATAAATCCTAGAAACCCATATTCGGCAAGCAAGGCTGCAGCTGATAGGCTCGTTTACGCATATAACCAGACTTATGGTTTACCTGTTAACATAGTGAGGCCATCGAACAACTTCGGACCGAACCAATACCCGGAGAAACTTATACCCGTAATGATAATTAAAGCTTTGAGAGGTGAAAAGCTACCGGTTTACGGAGATGGAAAACAGGTCAGAGATTGGTTGTTCGTGAAAGATACGGCCAGAGCGATAGAGACTGTTCTGGAAAAGGCTCCCGCAGGAGAGGTCTACAATATTGCCGGGAGAAACGAGAGAGAGAACATATTCATGGTAAACACAATCCTCCAAAGACTGGGTAAGAGTACGGAACTGATAAACTATGTAAAGGACAGACCAGGTCATGACGTAAGGTATTCTCTTGATGACAATAAACTGAGAAAAGAGCTTGGCTACTCTCCTGAGAAAGATTTTGAGAGCAATCTGAAAGAAACTATAGATTGGTATCTCAACAACCAGGAATGGTGGCAGAAGATCCTTGACCACGACAAAGAGTACAGGGAGTTTATGAGTAGATGGTATAAGGAGAGATAA
- a CDS encoding DnaB-like helicase C-terminal domain-containing protein, translated as MSEYRWPIDKLNDILQPMRETDLVVIGSRPSQGKTTLMLNMAYEFTRKGMRTAYATLDRSKDNLEERLLQRHRYSEDLLKDGEDEYFAMRSRYREKLRSIPLFFLDLREWGETIDKVAYAIDDLKCFFRYDICFVDYLQLIREREGELKWFKELATFLQMPIVIASQLKRTVMNNPGNLPQEKDFHDFEEINTCADTIIMLHHEHSYEDNAPKEELRVIVSRDRGKPVNRETVLNFDWERAMLMKEEQESIAR; from the coding sequence ATGTCTGAATACAGGTGGCCGATAGATAAACTGAACGATATTCTTCAACCTATGAGAGAAACGGATCTTGTCGTGATAGGTTCGAGACCCTCTCAGGGAAAGACTACGCTCATGCTGAACATGGCATATGAATTCACGAGAAAAGGAATGAGGACTGCCTATGCAACCCTAGACAGAAGCAAGGACAATCTAGAAGAAAGGCTTCTCCAAAGGCATCGTTATTCAGAGGATTTACTGAAGGACGGAGAAGACGAATATTTTGCAATGCGCTCCCGATACAGAGAGAAGTTAAGAAGCATACCCCTCTTCTTCTTAGACCTTAGAGAGTGGGGCGAGACTATTGACAAGGTCGCATATGCGATCGACGATCTGAAGTGCTTTTTCAGATACGATATCTGCTTTGTCGACTACCTTCAGCTCATTCGCGAAAGAGAGGGCGAACTCAAGTGGTTCAAGGAGTTGGCCACGTTTCTCCAAATGCCGATCGTTATTGCAAGCCAGCTAAAAAGAACGGTAATGAACAATCCAGGCAATCTTCCTCAAGAGAAGGACTTTCATGACTTTGAAGAGATAAACACTTGCGCGGATACGATAATCATGCTTCATCACGAGCACTCCTACGAAGACAATGCGCCGAAAGAAGAGCTGAGGGTCATAGTCTCGAGAGACAGGGGAAAGCCCGTGAACCGCGAGACAGTCCTTAACTTCGACTGGGAAAGGGCGATGCTGATGAAAGAAGAGCAAGAATCAATAGCTAGGTAG
- a CDS encoding PD-(D/E)XK nuclease family protein, with protein MNPAVRNENGPLPGDPLSRNRYKNTLLNTTTFKRERSNSVYPFCNSDITSEGKAVSTECRPGRTGSAFSEKLALEKPQSDERLTENRRPFPLSYSRLKSFIECPHRFYLRYFEGLPEAQGEGRKHNGLILRAMFNSYLGNSPTPLLFGENLKRDLDQIEFGVQFLKSKEIVALNIPFALDSFSNPIPFDEPEVVFRGVAQALYRDERTNVPRPSSQSTDPSLEKNCEAEFFVPNPGEEANTSLESAFLGLSEDGGPGTVNPSLVLCHFKAGFGDPDWERLFIYAWALSRQGYDIGRIEWVSLSAGASISKEVTKENLEEAGINLYAWISQILQSDFSPEAGDHCSYCLYHSFCPLMEKLGEDLMITDSGSLKSTLQKTVAFQEGAKKMKKLADEFIDKEGIGKVELQGYEYASDEAPTQIRLLDREAALDTVVGLPDPFKFITFRNLSELVDYLPEDAYEKKEKLKPVRRFKRSAVR; from the coding sequence ATGAATCCGGCAGTAAGAAACGAGAACGGACCTCTGCCAGGAGATCCGCTCTCAAGAAATAGGTACAAAAATACCCTACTAAATACTACCACTTTCAAACGGGAAAGGTCTAATTCTGTTTACCCTTTTTGCAACAGTGATATTACTTCGGAAGGGAAAGCAGTTTCAACAGAGTGCAGGCCCGGAAGAACCGGCTCTGCATTCTCGGAGAAACTAGCTCTTGAGAAACCGCAAAGCGACGAACGGCTGACGGAGAACCGTCGCCCGTTCCCACTATCGTATTCAAGACTCAAGTCCTTTATCGAATGTCCTCACAGGTTCTATCTCCGATATTTCGAAGGACTTCCCGAAGCGCAGGGAGAGGGCAGGAAACACAACGGCCTTATCCTGAGGGCGATGTTCAATTCCTATCTCGGGAATTCTCCTACTCCTCTCCTCTTTGGAGAAAATCTGAAAAGGGATCTGGACCAGATAGAGTTTGGAGTTCAATTCCTCAAGAGCAAAGAGATCGTTGCTCTAAATATCCCCTTCGCACTGGATAGCTTCTCGAATCCAATTCCCTTCGACGAACCGGAAGTGGTTTTTAGGGGAGTGGCGCAGGCGCTCTACAGAGATGAGCGGACAAACGTCCCTCGTCCTTCGTCCCAGAGCACAGACCCGTCCCTCGAGAAGAACTGTGAAGCAGAATTCTTTGTTCCTAATCCCGGGGAAGAAGCTAACACGAGCCTTGAATCTGCTTTTCTTGGTCTTTCGGAGGACGGAGGACCGGGGACGGTCAACCCGTCTCTCGTCCTCTGCCACTTCAAGGCAGGTTTTGGAGATCCCGACTGGGAGAGGCTGTTTATCTATGCCTGGGCTCTCTCGAGACAGGGGTACGACATAGGAAGGATAGAATGGGTCTCTCTTTCTGCGGGAGCCTCGATTTCTAAAGAGGTGACAAAGGAAAACCTCGAAGAGGCGGGGATCAATCTCTACGCCTGGATAAGCCAGATCCTTCAGAGCGATTTTTCGCCTGAAGCCGGAGACCACTGTTCTTACTGCCTTTATCATTCCTTCTGCCCGTTAATGGAGAAGCTTGGAGAGGATCTCATGATAACAGACAGTGGCTCTCTGAAGAGCACTCTTCAGAAGACAGTTGCCTTTCAAGAAGGTGCGAAGAAGATGAAGAAGCTCGCAGATGAATTCATAGACAAAGAAGGAATAGGAAAGGTAGAGCTTCAGGGCTACGAGTACGCGAGCGACGAGGCCCCTACGCAGATAAGGCTTCTGGATAGAGAGGCGGCGCTGGACACCGTCGTGGGGCTCCCAGATCCGTTCAAATTCATCACTTTCAGGAACCTCTCCGAACTGGTTGACTATCTTCCCGAAGATGCATATGAGAAGAAAGAAAAGCTGAAGCCGGTGAGGAGATTCAAAAGATCCGCTGTGCGCTGA
- a CDS encoding four helix bundle protein, which yields MTYSYEKLDVYKLSMTFAYDVYQTVSSFPDYEKFGLSSQLRRAVISVPSNIAEGSGRQHKKEYAQFLFLSKGSLREVITQLELSKMLGYIDQETHEKLRETADRLHRMLNRLITSLKVAPD from the coding sequence ATGACCTATTCGTACGAAAAACTCGACGTTTACAAACTCAGCATGACCTTCGCATATGATGTTTATCAGACTGTCTCTTCATTCCCTGATTATGAAAAGTTTGGTCTTTCTTCTCAGTTGAGGAGAGCCGTAATATCCGTTCCTTCAAATATCGCAGAAGGTTCAGGAAGGCAACACAAAAAGGAATATGCCCAGTTTCTCTTTCTCTCCAAAGGCTCCCTCAGGGAGGTCATAACCCAACTCGAATTGTCAAAGATGCTCGGTTACATAGACCAAGAGACTCATGAAAAACTTCGTGAAACAGCTGATAGACTTCACAGAATGCTCAACCGCCTAATCACCAGCCTGAAAGTCGCACCCGACTAG
- a CDS encoding DUF2922 family protein, with product MRNLSVRWYDSTAKKSKGFYIKEPKETLTQAEVETVMGNLITLKAIPSSYAVDYAAVIDTQKNELFNLI from the coding sequence ATGAGAAACCTGAGCGTTAGATGGTACGATTCAACCGCGAAGAAGTCCAAGGGCTTCTACATAAAGGAGCCCAAAGAGACTCTGACCCAGGCTGAGGTCGAGACTGTGATGGGAAACCTCATAACTCTGAAGGCAATCCCTTCAAGCTATGCGGTGGACTACGCGGCGGTAATCGACACCCAGAAGAATGAGTTGTTTAATTTGATCTAG
- a CDS encoding helix-turn-helix transcriptional regulator encodes MGNLRDERIMRQLSQRELGEVIGKDQKYISEVELGRIIPGFRNADTLARFLEVPVERIFPCFTRTSRFPGYKDLMYLYSLGYDIGVYENTIRELTTKEAQND; translated from the coding sequence ATGGGCAACCTGCGCGATGAGAGAATCATGAGACAGCTTAGCCAGAGGGAGCTTGGAGAGGTGATAGGCAAGGACCAGAAGTATATCTCAGAGGTCGAGCTGGGAAGAATAATTCCCGGTTTCAGAAACGCCGACACTCTAGCGCGTTTCCTGGAGGTTCCTGTGGAGAGGATCTTTCCCTGTTTCACAAGGACTTCCAGATTTCCGGGCTACAAGGATCTCATGTATCTCTACAGTCTCGGATACGACATAGGCGTATATGAGAACACCATAAGAGAACTAACAACAAAGGAGGCGCAAAATGACTGA
- a CDS encoding DegT/DnrJ/EryC1/StrS family aminotransferase: MKVPFNVLRPQYLMFKEEYDRAALEALDSGWYVLGEKVSQFEREFADYVGVQHCVGLNSGLDALILAFRALGISEGDEVIVPANTYIASVLGVTENGAAPIFVEPDEFYNIDPARIEEAITERTKAILPVHLYGQPARMEEIMPIAKKHNLFVVEDCAQAHGATLDGKNIGTFGDINCFSFFPTKNLGAFGDGGAIVTNSDELAERVRLLRNYGSIKKYYHEIEGVNSRLDEIQAALLSAKLIHMTELEDDRRRVAEKYLEEITNPLIELPKIKEGFKHVWHLFVIKCNQRDELQRHLSDNGIGTQIHYPVPPHLSGAYSRFGHNKGDFPISENYADSILSLPLYNGMSDEEADYVIEKINMFKGVSV, encoded by the coding sequence ATGAAAGTACCTTTCAATGTTCTCAGACCTCAGTATCTCATGTTCAAAGAGGAATATGATAGAGCAGCTCTTGAAGCTCTCGATTCGGGCTGGTATGTGCTCGGAGAGAAGGTGAGTCAGTTCGAGCGGGAGTTTGCCGATTACGTTGGCGTTCAGCATTGTGTTGGTCTAAATTCAGGCTTGGATGCTCTCATTCTCGCCTTCAGAGCACTTGGCATTTCCGAGGGTGATGAAGTTATTGTTCCGGCCAATACCTATATCGCCTCGGTTCTTGGAGTAACTGAGAACGGAGCCGCGCCAATCTTTGTCGAACCGGACGAATTCTACAACATCGATCCAGCGAGGATAGAAGAGGCGATTACGGAAAGAACGAAGGCGATCCTTCCAGTACATCTCTACGGTCAGCCAGCAAGAATGGAAGAGATAATGCCGATTGCCAAGAAACACAATCTCTTTGTCGTCGAAGACTGTGCTCAGGCACATGGAGCTACGCTCGACGGAAAGAATATCGGGACCTTCGGGGACATAAACTGCTTCAGTTTCTTTCCGACAAAGAATCTCGGAGCCTTTGGAGATGGCGGGGCGATCGTAACTAACAGCGACGAACTGGCAGAGAGGGTCCGCCTCCTAAGAAACTACGGAAGTATCAAGAAATACTACCATGAGATCGAAGGCGTCAATTCCAGGCTTGATGAGATTCAGGCTGCGCTGTTGAGCGCGAAGCTAATACATATGACAGAGCTCGAAGATGATAGAAGAAGAGTAGCCGAGAAGTATCTGGAAGAGATCACCAATCCCCTTATAGAACTGCCGAAGATCAAAGAGGGCTTCAAGCATGTGTGGCATCTCTTCGTGATCAAGTGCAATCAGAGAGATGAACTACAGAGACATTTATCTGACAACGGAATAGGGACCCAAATACATTATCCCGTTCCTCCTCATCTTTCGGGAGCTTATAGCCGATTCGGACACAACAAGGGAGACTTCCCAATATCCGAGAACTACGCAGACAGTATTCTTAGCCTGCCACTATATAACGGTATGAGTGATGAAGAAGCCGATTATGTAATTGAAAAGATAAATATGTTCAAAGGGGTGAGTGTATGA
- a CDS encoding helix-turn-helix domain-containing protein: MEEFGRRLKERMIDKNMTEAELAEKVQLWSSILTSYLQGERFPGYYTLLRIAEALDVSIDFLLGLKDDPELNSAVKKSSSTKKKSREEDLIRITNKYVGNMRFKEARAFYLELMKGENKLSGYALYDAARLTAFFGEREKALEMLKKFCERNQDETCGFCSMGDIKKSMGRLEEAAGDYRWVLKMDPKHFWATLRLGEMAFSEEKLTEAYFWFDKLTRDHPLDPTGYFQLSKALSKMERPSASRQNFLAGIMLNFSMEIPKVADVTTKVIYDNLGDSSKTEDLIEAVELIRKNADRLEAERKNQYREGASFGEILRRQREFLASSNNLQDEDSPNDEFEEESAGARL; this comes from the coding sequence ATGGAAGAATTTGGAAGAAGATTGAAGGAAAGAATGATAGACAAGAATATGACTGAAGCCGAGCTGGCTGAGAAGGTTCAGCTCTGGTCTTCAATACTCACTTCATACCTGCAGGGAGAGAGATTCCCGGGGTATTACACCCTGCTAAGGATAGCAGAAGCGCTGGATGTCTCTATCGATTTTCTTCTCGGCTTGAAGGATGATCCCGAGCTCAATAGCGCCGTCAAGAAAAGCTCTTCAACGAAGAAGAAGTCAAGAGAAGAGGACCTCATAAGGATCACAAACAAGTACGTAGGAAACATGAGGTTCAAAGAGGCCCGAGCCTTCTACCTGGAACTCATGAAAGGCGAAAATAAACTCTCGGGATATGCCTTGTATGACGCGGCCAGACTGACGGCCTTTTTCGGAGAGAGGGAAAAGGCATTGGAGATGCTGAAAAAATTCTGCGAGAGAAACCAGGATGAAACCTGCGGCTTCTGTTCCATGGGGGACATAAAGAAATCTATGGGAAGGCTCGAAGAGGCCGCAGGAGATTACAGATGGGTTCTGAAAATGGACCCGAAGCATTTCTGGGCTACACTCCGGTTGGGAGAGATGGCCTTCAGCGAAGAGAAGCTTACCGAGGCCTACTTCTGGTTCGACAAACTCACGAGAGACCATCCGCTCGACCCGACGGGATACTTCCAGCTGAGCAAGGCCCTCTCGAAGATGGAGAGGCCTTCGGCAAGCAGGCAGAACTTCCTTGCCGGGATCATGCTGAACTTCTCCATGGAGATCCCTAAAGTGGCCGATGTTACGACGAAGGTGATCTATGACAACCTGGGGGACTCCTCCAAGACAGAGGATCTGATCGAAGCCGTCGAGCTAATACGAAAGAACGCCGACAGACTCGAAGCCGAAAGGAAGAATCAATACCGTGAAGGAGCTTCCTTTGGAGAAATCCTTAGGAGGCAGAGGGAGTTTCTAGCATCTTCGAATAATCTGCAGGATGAAGACTCCCCAAATGATGAATTCGAAGAAGAGAGCGCCGGTGCTCGGCTCTGA